A portion of the Callithrix jacchus isolate 240 chromosome 13, calJac240_pri, whole genome shotgun sequence genome contains these proteins:
- the LOC103787547 gene encoding high mobility group protein B3: MIKGDPKKPKGKMSAYDFLVQMCREEHKKKNPEVSVNLAEFSKKCSERWKTMSGKEKSKFDEMVVDKVHYHWEMKWIPEDYGPAKEGKKDPNAPKRLLSGFFLLCSEFHPKIKYTNPGISIGGVAKKLGEMWHKLNDSEKQPYVTKVAKLKEKYEKDVADYKLKGKFDGTKGPAKVDQEDEDDEDEEEEKEEEGGGGRKKEGRGRREEGRGRRREEEGEERGKIKKLFEKKKKILN; the protein is encoded by the coding sequence ATGATTAAAGGTGACCCTAAGAAACCAAAGGGCAAGATGTCTGCTTATGACTTCCTTGTGCAGATGTGCAGAGAAGAACATAAGAAGAAAAACCCAGAGGTCTCTGTCAATCTTGCAGAATTTTCCAAGAAGTGCTCTGAGAGGTGGAAGACAATGTCTGGGAAAGAGAAGTCTAAATTTGATGAAATGGTAGTGGATAAAGTACACTATCACTGGGAAATGAAGTGGATTCCAGAGGATTACGGACCAGCTAAGGAAGGCAAGAAGGATCCTAATGCACCCAAAAGGCTACTGTCTGGATTCTTCCTCCTCTGTTCAGAATTCCACCCCAAAATCAAATACACAAACCCTGGCATCTCTATTGGAGGTGTAGCAAAAAAGCTGGGTGAGATGTGGCACAAGTTAAATGACAGTGAAAAGCAGCCTTACGTCACTAAGGTGGCAAAGCTGAAGGAAAAGTATGAGAAGGATGTTGCTGACTATAAATTGAAAGGAAAGTTTGATGGCACAAAGGGTCCTGCTAAAGTTGACCAGGAAGACGAAGATGAtgaagatgaggaggaagagaaggaggaagaaggaggaggaggaaggaagaaggagggaagagggaggagggaggagggaagaggaaggaggagagaggaggagggggaagaaagaggaaaaataaagaaactatttgaaaaaaaaaaaaaaatcctaaactaA